The sequence CATCAATATTTGAGCAAGCTCCTTAGCTTTTTCATCATCAACACTAATAGTCTCAAATTCCACAAAACCCCACCAATAGAACTAGTGAGCAACGGAATATTAAGATTTCCTTTAACTTCAACGTAATCTGGACTAAAACTCAAAATTAGTAAAGTGATGAAAAGGAAAGAAAAGCTAAACTATTAAATTCATGGCTTCTCCAAAATGATCTCAATTGTTGAGGTGTTTGCTGTTCTTCCGTCTGCAGTTGGAAGCTCCTCTGTGCCGATCTTGATCTCCTTAACTCTAACCTCTGGCAAGAATCTGTTCCTGACGATCTCTGCAACGTCAACAGCTCTGCTGATAGCCCTTCCTCTTGCCTTAATTGAGACCTCCTTTGCACCCTCGTTGAACTGGGTTATAACGGCAAGGACGTAGTTCATAACAGGCTTCTTTCCGATGTAAACAACATGCTCCTCTGCCATCTTTGGCACCTCCGAAAGTTTTGTCATAGCCTTTTCGTGATTTTTACGTTAAATACTTTTCGGTTGTTTGGATATTTCAGCAAAAATGTACCATGAAGTGTTCGAACTGCTTAACATGAAAATGTTCATAGCAAATGCTTTTAAGATGTATTATTACATGTATTTGGTGATATCATGGCTGTTCATCCGATCGATTATCGCTATGGTAGTGAAGAGATGAGGAGGATTTGGGAAGAAGGAAATAAGCTACAGAAGCTCCTTGACGTTGAGGCGGCTTTAGCGAGAGCACATGCGAAAGTTGGAAATATCCCAGAGGAGAGTGCAAAAGTAATAAGTGAAAAAGCTAATATAAAATACGTTAAGCTTGAAAGAGTGAAAGAAATTGAGGCTGAAATTCATCATGATATTATGGCTGTAGTAAAAGCTTTAAGCGAAGTTTGCGGTGAGCATGGCAAATATGTTCATCTTGGAGCTACTTCAAATGATATAATTGACACTGCAAATGCTCTTCTTATTAAAGACTCCCTGGAGATAGTTCTTAAAGATCTGAGGGAACTGAGAACAATCCTAAAAGAACTCGCAAAAGAGCACAAATACACCGTTTGTATTGGAAGAACTCACGGACAACACGCTGTTCCCACAACTTACGGGATGAAGTTTGCTATATGGCTTGATGAGATACAGAGACACATTGAAAGAATAGAGCAAGCAAAAGAAAGAATTTTAGTCGGACAGATGAGCGGTGCTGTTGGAACTATGGCATCTTTCGGAGAAAAAGGGTTGGAAATCCAACGTTTAGTTATGGAATATTTAGGACTAAAACCTGCAAGAATAAGTAATCAGATAATCCAAAGAGATATCTATGCTGAGCTCATGATGATTCTAGCTTTAATCGCGTCCACACTTGACAAAATTGCTCTTGAGATTAGAAACCTCCAAAGAACTGAAATCCTTGAGGTTAGCGAGCCTTTTGGAAAGAAGCAAGTTGGCTCATCAACAATGCCTCACAAGAGGAATCCAATAAGGAGCGAAAAAATCTGTGGACTTGCGAGAATCATATACTCTAATGTTATCCCAGCACTTCTAAACAACCCACTATGGCATGAGAGAGACTTAACGAACTCCTCAGTGGAGAGAGTAATCCTTCCAGAAACATTCATGCTGTTAGATGAAATGTTAAAAAACATGAAAAAAGTGCTCTCTGGTTTGGAATTTTTCCCGGAGAATATAAAACGCAACCTCTACTTAACAAATAATCTTATAATGGCAGAACCATTGATGCTAAAGCTAACAGAGAAGGGAATGGGAAGACAAGAGGCTCATGAAATTGTTAGACAAATCGCTATGAAAGCATTCTATGAAAAAAGAGACTTAATCGAGGTTGCTAGAGAAAATGAAGTTGTGAGAGAATACTTAGATGATAAGGATTTTGAGGAGTTAAAACCGGAGAACTACATTGGACTCGCTCCACAGATAGTGGATAATATAATTCAGTACATAGAAGAAATTGAACAAAAAGAAGCCCAAGAATCTTAGGCATCTGTTTTCTTGCTGTATCCATTTTTATTAACTTTTTGTTAGTTTATAACTTCATTATTGGGCACCTCTCAATATTTTCAGAGAGTTTTTACTTATAATAAATGTATAATTTATACTTTTTAAATTCAATTTTTGAATTTCTTTTTTAGAGGTATTTACGAATTTAAACGAATTAGAAAAATATCAAACACTAATTATTGTGATAAAATATTAAACTTAAAATAGTAAAAAATTTGAAAAAATTACGATATTTGGTATTAAATTTAACAAAAAGATTTAATAACATGCCCAGGAACTCAAAAATGAGGAGAATAATATGGAAGAGCTCTCAAATGCCATAATACAACTTATTGAGAAAGAAAAAGAGGGAGAAAAGAAATTATCTATCCCCCCAAAAGGAGTCAGAGCATTAATTGAAGCAGTGAGATTAGCGGAGATTATAAAGCCCAGCCAATATGCAAAGAGGGAAGCGTTTAAAAAACACCAGATTGATGAGTATTATCTAAACAGAATGCTTACAATGCTTTTTTATGACATCATGAAGAAGCAAGGACTAATTGACAGAGCAATTGAAGACATTGTTGGTGTCAACCCTCTAATTCTGGATCCCTGGTTAAGGGCAGCTCTTAGGGTTGTAATAGACGTGTCGCTCTTTCATCCTTCTAAACCCGGTACGCTTAAGGCTTTAAAATGGAAAGGATCAGACTTTATATCCTCTAAGACACATCCCTATGTTGGCATGTATTATTGGGACATCTTTGATAAAATCATTGGCTATAAGCCAAGACCCAAAAGTAGAGATGAATTCCTCGAATGGAAGTATATTGCACCCATTTGGTTTATAAGAAGAATGAAGAGGTTATTGGGTGAGGAAACAGAACAGTTCTTCCAAGCTGTGAACTCAAAACACAGCTGGACAAGTATTAGGGTGAACACCCTCAAAGCTACCGTAGACGAGGTAGTGGAAACTCTAAGAAGCGAAGGAAAAGAAGTAAAGGTAAGCGAAAGAGTTCCAACTATAGTGAAAATAAAGGGACCATACGATTTTGATAGAAGCAAACTCTTCAGAGAAGGGAAGATTTTGGTACAGGAAGAAGCAAGTGCAGTAGCTTCTCTAATTCTTGATCCTAAACCCGGAATGACTGTTGTGGATTTAGCCGCAGCTCCGGGGGGTAAAACAAGTCACGTCGCAGAGCTCATGAAGAATAAAGGAAAGATTTATGCTTTTGACATTGATGAATTCAGAATAAAGCGGATGAGAGAAATCCTAAAGAGAATAGGCATAGGCATAGTAAAAATCATCAAAAAAGATGGTAGGAAAGCTCCAAAAATCCTTGGAACAGAAATTGCAGATAGAGTTTTACTAGATGCACCATGTACTTCATCCGGGACTATAGGGAAGAATCCGGAATTAAGATGGAGATTAAGGGAAATGAAGATCCAAGAAATGGCTGAGCTGCAGAAAGATTTACTTAAAGCTGCTGCCCAGCTCTTAAAGCCTGGAGGAAGACTATTATATGCAACATGCAGTCTTTTCCCTGAGGAGAATGAAGAGAATATAGAATGGTTTTTGGAAATACATGATAACTTTAGATTAATACCACTAAATAGCCCATATGATGAATCTCCACTGCTAAAAGGCACTATGAGGGCATATCCTCATAGGCATAACACCATAGGGTTCTTCTATGCTCTTCTAGAGAAGATTGAATGAACAAACATGGTGGATAAAGTTAAAAATATAGCCATCAATGGAGTTAAGGTGCCAAAAATGCTGGAGATACTAGGGTTTATATTCTACGCTGGAGCTGCATTGGTAATACTGTTTATAGCGGCATTTTCTGGAGGAATCTCAAGAATACTAGCACTTCCAGCAGCGATAGGCTATATGCTCCTTGCATTTTGGTCAATAGAGCAGGTAGGATCCGATATAGTTTCAAGAGGGCAGAACAGAGATAAAAGACTGATGCTTGCATTAAACTTAGCTTCCTTTGGTCTAGGGGCAGTTTCGTTCTATATCTACATGGAGAGCATTGCAACACCAGCTTTGCTCCTTGGGCCTGCCTTTGTCATTGGGCTTTGGAAGAGTTATAAGGGGCATTGACTCTTGTTTTCTTCTCTTCTTATCATTTTCATGGCCTTTTGTATTCATCTGTTCAAAAACTTTGGATATAATGAATCTTATATCTAAAATTCATGTACATTAATAGGCATCAAAAATTAAATCCTCGAGCAGTACATTAAACGAAATAGTAAACGGAAAGATATGTACTGCCTAATAATCTCTATTGTTCTTAGCGTAGTTGCCCATTTCACATTACCACCTTTCTCCATTAAAGACCTTTAGCGATACTGCCCTCTTCCTAATGAAGTTTGAAAATTCCTGACTTTATAGAGAAATTGAGACTACTAGAATCCAAAGAAATCCAGAATTTGCTTGATGCATGTATTGAGAAATGTAGCAGTTTGTTGCACCCATTGATGGGGAACACTCGAGATCTAGTAACTATATGCTGGCACATTATTGGCAAGCACAAGTGCCAAGTCCAAGATATGTACTACCATGAATTGTAACTAACTTTTGTAGTATTGGAGCGGGGTTAGAGAATAAAATTATGCAATTCTGGATAACATGCCAGAGCAAGTGGGTATTTGCCAAAACCCACACTATATAAAACAACTAGACGTAGAAAATTTTACTTCATTTATCGTAAAATTTTTCAAATTCTTACAATTATATCAAATTTGCAATATAACTATTAAAGATAGTTAGATTTAACCTATTGTGAGGTTTTATTTTTAATAACAATAGTACAAATTAATAATAATGAAACTCAATTATATATTAAAAATTATCCAACATTAACGTCAAAACTCCCACAAAATTCTGAGGGATAATTTTCATAATTTTTGCATATGCACAAATTTTTTAAGCTGTTAGGCTTCCCTAATTTGTGGGGGTGAAGATATGCAGATAGCAGTTAGCGGAGGAAAAGGAGGAACTGGAAAATCAACGATTGCAATTAACTTGGCTATTGCTTTAAGAGATTACTTTGATTTGGCACTTGCTGATTTGGATGTTGAGGCACCAAATGACCATATACTCTTAGGAGTGGAGCTTCAAAATGAAGAGCCTGTCGAGCTTTTTATGCCACGTTTTGACTATTCCAAATGTATCAGGTGCAGAAAATGTGCAGAGGTTTGTGAAGAGCACGCAATAATTGCTATGAAAGATGGAACACCGTTTTTGATGCCAACACTGTGCTCCTGTTGTGGTGCCTGTCAGATAGTTTGTCCCGTTGAGGGAGCAATCCTGGAGGGTAAAAAGCTCATGGGTTATACATATCTGACAGAAACTCCCTATGGATTTCCGCTCGTTACAGGGAAGCTCTTGGAAGGGGAAGAGAGGGCAATGCCAGTAGTTGTAGCAGCAAAGAAGAAAGCCCAAAAGCTAGAGAAAGAGCTTTTAATGGTGGACACAGCTGCAGGAACGAGCAACACAGTATCAAAAGCTCTAGAGGATTCTCAACTTATAATCGCTGTTACAGAGCCAACTCCATTAGGCTTGCATGACCTTGAGCTTATCCTTGAACTGTCAGAGCTCATGAAAACTCCAGCTTGGATTATAGTCAATAGGAGTGATTTAGGGCCAATAGAAAAGGTGA is a genomic window of Thermococcus sp. M39 containing:
- the purB gene encoding adenylosuccinate lyase, with protein sequence MAVHPIDYRYGSEEMRRIWEEGNKLQKLLDVEAALARAHAKVGNIPEESAKVISEKANIKYVKLERVKEIEAEIHHDIMAVVKALSEVCGEHGKYVHLGATSNDIIDTANALLIKDSLEIVLKDLRELRTILKELAKEHKYTVCIGRTHGQHAVPTTYGMKFAIWLDEIQRHIERIEQAKERILVGQMSGAVGTMASFGEKGLEIQRLVMEYLGLKPARISNQIIQRDIYAELMMILALIASTLDKIALEIRNLQRTEILEVSEPFGKKQVGSSTMPHKRNPIRSEKICGLARIIYSNVIPALLNNPLWHERDLTNSSVERVILPETFMLLDEMLKNMKKVLSGLEFFPENIKRNLYLTNNLIMAEPLMLKLTEKGMGRQEAHEIVRQIAMKAFYEKRDLIEVARENEVVREYLDDKDFEELKPENYIGLAPQIVDNIIQYIEEIEQKEAQES
- a CDS encoding P-loop NTPase yields the protein MQIAVSGGKGGTGKSTIAINLAIALRDYFDLALADLDVEAPNDHILLGVELQNEEPVELFMPRFDYSKCIRCRKCAEVCEEHAIIAMKDGTPFLMPTLCSCCGACQIVCPVEGAILEGKKLMGYTYLTETPYGFPLVTGKLLEGEERAMPVVVAAKKKAQKLEKELLMVDTAAGTSNTVSKALEDSQLIIAVTEPTPLGLHDLELILELSELMKTPAWIIVNRSDLGPIEKVKEIASKYNAEIVAEIPYSENIIKSYVEGRPIILSSCEEAEIFRKLAEKVAEYLG
- the albA gene encoding DNA-binding protein Alba, coding for MAEEHVVYIGKKPVMNYVLAVITQFNEGAKEVSIKARGRAISRAVDVAEIVRNRFLPEVRVKEIKIGTEELPTADGRTANTSTIEIILEKP
- a CDS encoding RsmB/NOP family class I SAM-dependent RNA methyltransferase, with product MEELSNAIIQLIEKEKEGEKKLSIPPKGVRALIEAVRLAEIIKPSQYAKREAFKKHQIDEYYLNRMLTMLFYDIMKKQGLIDRAIEDIVGVNPLILDPWLRAALRVVIDVSLFHPSKPGTLKALKWKGSDFISSKTHPYVGMYYWDIFDKIIGYKPRPKSRDEFLEWKYIAPIWFIRRMKRLLGEETEQFFQAVNSKHSWTSIRVNTLKATVDEVVETLRSEGKEVKVSERVPTIVKIKGPYDFDRSKLFREGKILVQEEASAVASLILDPKPGMTVVDLAAAPGGKTSHVAELMKNKGKIYAFDIDEFRIKRMREILKRIGIGIVKIIKKDGRKAPKILGTEIADRVLLDAPCTSSGTIGKNPELRWRLREMKIQEMAELQKDLLKAAAQLLKPGGRLLYATCSLFPEENEENIEWFLEIHDNFRLIPLNSPYDESPLLKGTMRAYPHRHNTIGFFYALLEKIE